One part of the Geoanaerobacter pelophilus genome encodes these proteins:
- a CDS encoding electron transfer flavoprotein subunit alpha, protein MAEPKKPKKPRGKAQLIPGKCIACGARCQSACPVNCVEMTDAGEPVILSDKCIGCLKCIKVCPAEALEIHFTPEELAILEELARQQGGVAAEEEPDEEAQALAAMLSAYRGVWVFIEQTEGEAARVSWELLGKGRELADAIGVPLSAVVLGEQVEHLCHEAFSHGADQAYLMDAPVLKHYRTESYLRGVRHLIDQHQPEIILMGATGLGRDLAGAVATVVKTGLTADCTGLAVDDKRNLMQTRPAFGGNIMATIMCDKYRPQMATVRPNVMPMPEKQAGRSGAIIRSDCPIREEEILVKVLEIISDKKKDHVDIAGAEFIVSGGRGMMGSDNFGILKELADELGGVVGASRSAVDAGWMPQDRQVGQTGKTVRPKIYIACGISGAIQHLVGMQDSDIIIAINRDKNAPIFEVATYGIVGDLFQVVPAITAGIRALKAQRSKKVV, encoded by the coding sequence ATGGCTGAACCAAAGAAACCGAAGAAACCGCGGGGCAAAGCGCAGCTCATCCCCGGCAAATGCATCGCCTGCGGCGCCCGTTGCCAGAGCGCCTGTCCGGTCAACTGCGTCGAAATGACCGACGCCGGCGAACCGGTCATCTTAAGCGACAAATGCATCGGCTGCCTCAAATGCATCAAAGTCTGCCCAGCCGAAGCCTTAGAGATCCACTTCACCCCCGAAGAACTGGCCATACTTGAAGAACTTGCCCGGCAACAGGGTGGGGTAGCCGCCGAAGAAGAACCCGACGAAGAAGCACAGGCCCTCGCCGCCATGCTCTCCGCCTATCGCGGCGTCTGGGTCTTTATCGAGCAGACCGAAGGCGAAGCCGCCCGCGTCTCCTGGGAACTGCTCGGCAAAGGGCGGGAACTAGCCGACGCCATCGGCGTCCCCTTAAGCGCCGTAGTCCTTGGCGAACAGGTCGAACACCTCTGTCATGAAGCCTTTAGCCATGGCGCCGACCAGGCCTACTTAATGGACGCCCCCGTTCTCAAACATTACCGCACCGAATCATACCTGCGAGGCGTCCGGCACCTGATCGACCAGCACCAGCCCGAAATCATTCTCATGGGCGCCACCGGCCTTGGCCGCGACTTGGCCGGCGCCGTAGCCACCGTCGTCAAGACCGGACTCACCGCCGACTGCACCGGCCTGGCCGTAGACGACAAACGCAACCTCATGCAGACCCGTCCCGCCTTTGGCGGCAACATCATGGCCACCATCATGTGCGACAAATACCGGCCCCAGATGGCCACCGTCCGTCCCAACGTCATGCCCATGCCTGAAAAGCAGGCAGGCCGGAGCGGCGCCATCATCCGTAGCGACTGCCCCATCCGCGAAGAAGAGATCCTCGTCAAAGTACTGGAGATCATCAGCGACAAGAAAAAAGACCATGTCGACATCGCCGGCGCCGAATTCATCGTCTCCGGCGGTCGCGGCATGATGGGAAGCGACAACTTCGGCATCTTGAAAGAACTGGCCGACGAACTGGGCGGCGTAGTAGGGGCCTCAAGGAGCGCCGTCGATGCCGGCTGGATGCCCCAGGACCGTCAGGTCGGCCAGACCGGCAAAACCGTCAGGCCCAAGATCTACATCGCCTGCGGCATCAGTGGCGCCATTCAGCACCTGGTCGGCATGCAGGACTCCGACATCATCATCGCCATCAATAGAGACAAAAACGCCCCCATCTTCGAAGTCGCCACCTACGGCATCGTCGGCGACCTGTTCCAGGTAGTACCGGCCATCACCGCCGGCATCCGCGCCCTCAAAGCACAGCGGAGCAAAAAAGTAGTATAG
- a CDS encoding electron transfer flavoprotein subunit beta/FixA family protein, with translation MQLIACIKQVPDTTQVKIDPVTNTLVREGIPFIMNPYDTHALEEALRFRDRYGFKVTAISMGPPNAEATLRKALALGADRVVLLSDRCFGGADTLATSHVLTAAIRKLNEEDEVALVLCGKQTIDGDTAQVGPGIATRLGCIQLTLVDKILDLDLASRRLRVSRKLEGRHEIVEAPFPAMLTVVRELNRPRYPTVPMRLAAAAAQVEVWTNEILQLDVNEIGLKGSPTWVSKIFSPERDQGEIIGDGLGDPEGTAQLLLDKLIAKDLLAV, from the coding sequence ATGCAGCTGATAGCATGTATCAAGCAGGTACCGGACACGACGCAGGTAAAGATCGATCCGGTGACGAACACCCTGGTACGTGAGGGGATTCCGTTCATCATGAATCCGTACGACACCCATGCCTTGGAAGAGGCATTGCGCTTTCGGGATCGTTACGGCTTCAAAGTAACGGCGATCTCCATGGGTCCGCCCAACGCCGAAGCAACCCTGCGCAAGGCATTGGCACTGGGTGCCGACCGGGTAGTACTGCTTTCCGATCGCTGCTTTGGCGGCGCCGACACCCTGGCCACCAGCCATGTACTGACCGCTGCCATCCGTAAACTCAATGAAGAAGACGAAGTCGCCCTGGTATTATGCGGCAAACAGACCATCGACGGCGACACCGCCCAGGTCGGTCCCGGCATTGCCACCCGGCTCGGCTGCATTCAGCTCACCCTGGTTGACAAGATCCTCGACCTTGATCTTGCTTCGCGGCGGTTGCGGGTCAGCCGCAAACTCGAAGGGCGGCACGAAATCGTCGAAGCCCCGTTTCCGGCCATGCTCACCGTCGTGCGCGAACTGAACCGGCCCCGCTATCCCACCGTACCCATGCGGCTGGCCGCAGCCGCTGCCCAGGTCGAAGTCTGGACCAACGAGATCTTACAGCTAGACGTCAATGAAATCGGCCTCAAAGGGTCCCCCACCTGGGTCTCCAAGATCTTCTCCCCCGAGCGGGACCAGGGAGAGATCATCGGAGACGGCCTTGGTGATCCCGAAGGCACCGCCCAGCTCCTGCTCGACAAACTGATCGCCAAAGATTTATTGGCGGTATAG